Genomic window (Drosophila sulfurigaster albostrigata strain 15112-1811.04 unplaced genomic scaffold, ASM2355843v2 contig_289_pilon, whole genome shotgun sequence):
TTTCCGACTCATATAAACACACCTATATCTTTATCggtaaaaataatacacactCAAGTCATTTGTGTTGTTAAATCTAATCATAAGAAAGTACTTAAAGAATTGCAGCTTTTATATTCTTAGTAGACTCTTAGGAAAATTGACAGATTAAAAcagtttaaatttttgttctgaaatacaacaaattttattaataagctTTTTATATGTATTGATATTGCTATGTATATTGTCCTTCCAGAAGTGCTCTAATCTTTACATTTATGAAATTGCTGCGTCGAGTATGATCATTATACTTTTATTCTTCTAACAGACCCCGGTTGTCTAGCCATGGTAATATTTTCTCAATATGAGTCTTATAACGGCTATTGGTGTACAACATGTTCTTGAACTGGGCACCTTCAAGTGCTTCTTCGTTGGGATCCAGTAGAACAATTGGCAGCACCATAACAGAAGCTGTAATTGCCCAGATGCCATATTTATACAGCTGCGAATGAAGTTCCTTAAGGTAGGCATTCGCTCCGAATAGCCCAACAGGAGCAGGTGCTCAATCAGATGATCGTGGTAGTATTTGATAAAAAAGTCGAATTCCTTTAATTTGAGATCAATGTGCACAGAAGTCATGATAAAGTTGAGTAAATCCGTTGAGGGGTGTCCATATTTTGGCAATTGAAAGTCAACAAAAATTACATCGACTAATTCCTTATTCGGCCCAAATTTGAAGAGCAGATTATTAATCCAACAATCACCATGATTAATCACATTGAACTCATTGGGATCATAGGTACTTAGTTTAAGGAATTTCTGACTCATTTTGGAGAAAAGATGTTCCTAAAAAgacattttgaattaatttcgaAGTTGTTCGTTTAAAGTGCAATTAAAACTATAGtcataattacaaatttgtcatAGTATTTGTCGCCATCCTTAAAGTTTTTAAGATGAGCTagaaacattttcttaaaagGTCCCATTATGCCGTTCAGTATGGTGAGGGCTCTCTCCTTGCTGGAACCAAACATGGGCTGAGAAAAACGTCTGAATAGGGCCCATGAATGACACGACAAT
Coding sequences:
- the LOC133849726 gene encoding uncharacterized protein LOC133849726; the encoded protein is MFGSSKERALTILNGIMGPFKKMFLAHLKNFKDGDKYYDKFEHLFSKMSQKFLKLSTYDPNEFNVINHGDCWINNLLFKFGPNKELVDVIFVDFQLPKYGHPSTDLLNFIMTSVHIDLKLKEFDFFIKYYHDHLIEHLLLLGYSERMPTLRNFIRSCINMASGQLQLLLWCCQLFYWIPTKKHLKVPSSRTCCTPIAVIRLILRKYYHG